The following coding sequences are from one Neurospora crassa OR74A linkage group I, whole genome shotgun sequence window:
- the dbf2 gene encoding AGC/NDR protein kinase translates to MSSYLTNFFPSGGKQDGTRPQTPMRPGTSSFVNPVSTPQGSPSKRTLPPGANELPAAFESMKLSTPTKLATSSRPGTSSKLGTPSALDSPIKLGRPQSVVTPLSPGKSNLKDVGDDTFEDLTGNGSAVSVVHKQVDKNLPKPYPVPTSRRKERDQNQENTPPVVTRDPRDPRDPATEPTYQRSHAALSRQELYQARERASPTVKRFNTSRGLTPEERELLNKPNVKRLVNVTQLYFLDYYFDLLTYVGQRQNRLNAFKAEFPPPPETDEETYKQMWHKYAGRERANLRKRRVRLRQGDFQILTQVGQGGYGQVFLAQKKDTKEVCALKVMSKKLLFKLDEVRHVLTERDILTTAKSDWLVRLLYSFQDDKNIYLAMEYVPGGDFRTLLNNTGVLSNRHARFYIAEMFCAVDALHQLGYIHRDLKPENFLVDSTGHVKLTDFGLAAGFLAPAKIESMRIRLEKASETSVPFGKPMDQRTVAERREGYRTMRDRDTNYAKSIVGSPDYMAPEVLRGEEYDYTVDYWSLGCMLFEALTGFPPFAGSTADETWRNLKHWKEVLKRPVWEDPNYFLSNRTWSFITTCINSRSRRFNNIKDIYAHHYFAEVDWAILRETKAPFVPELDSETDAGYFDDFSNEADMAKYKEVHEKQQALEGLAERGEEMNKSLFVGFTFRHRKPATDDGASPRKPIPFEESNNFGTML, encoded by the exons ATGTCTAGCTACTTGACAAACTTCTTCCCTAGCGGCGGGAAGCAGGATGGTACCAGGCCCCAGACCCCCATGAGGCCGGGCACCTCGAGCTTCGTCAACCCCGTCAGCACACCTCAGGGGAGTCCCAGCAAGAGGACCCTTCCGCCTGGCGCCAATGAGCTGCCTGCCGCCTTCGAGTCTATGAAGCTTTCAACGCCCACCAAGCTCGCGACGTCATCCAGGCCCGGCACCTCATCCAAACTCGGGACCCCAAGTGCCCTCGACAGTCCCATCAAGCTCGGCCGTCCCCAGAGTGTGGTCACGCCTCTCTCGCCTGGAAAGAGCAACCTCAAAGACGTGGGCGACGATACCTTTGAGGACCTCACAGGCAATGGCAGTGCTGTTAGTGTCGTCCACAAGCAGGTGGACAAGAACTTGCCGAAGCCTTACCCTGTGCCCACTTCcaggagaaaggaaagggatcAGAACCAGGAGAACACACCACCAGTCGTAACCCGCGATCCCCGCGACCCCCGCGACCCTGCCACTGAGCCAACATACCAGCGCAGCCATGCTGCCCTCTCCCGACAGGAACTTTACCAGGCAAGAGAGCGCGCCTCACCCACGGTCAAGAGATTTAACACGTCGAGGGGCCTCACTCCCGAGGAGCGCGAGCTGCTAAACAAACCCAATGTCAAGCGACTGGTCAACGTGACCCAGCTGT ACTTCCTTGACTACTACTTTGACCTGCTCACCTATGTCGGACAACGACAAAACCGTCTGAATGCCTTCAAGGCCGAGTTCCCGCCACCACCCGAGACCGACGAGGAGACGTACAAGCAGATGTGGCACAAGTACGCTGGTCGGGAACGTGCTAATCTCCGCAAGCGACGAGTGAGACTGCGCCAGGGCGACTTCCAAATCCTTACCCAGGTCGGTCAAGGTGGATACGGACAGGTCTTTTTGGCCCAGAAGAAAGACACCAAGGAGGTTTGCGCGCTCAAGGTGATGAGCAAGAAGTTGCTGTTCAAGCTGGACGAGGTGCGACATGTGCTGACGGAGCGAGACATCTTGACAACCGCCAAGAGCGATTGGCTGGTACGCTTGCTGTACTCCTTCCAAGATGACAAGAACATTTATCTTGCCATGGAGTACGTCCCGGGAGGCGACTTCCGCACCCTGTTGAACAATACTGGCGTGCTCTCAAACCGGCACGCTCGCTTCTACATTGCCGAGATGTTTTGCGCAGTCGATGCGCTTCATCAGCTGGGTTACATTCATCGCGATCTCAAGCCGGAGAACTTCCTAGTCGACTCGACCGGCCACGTCAAGCTCACCGATTTTGGCCTGGCGGCTGGTTTCCTTGCCCCTGCCAAGATCGAGTCGATGAGGATTCGCTTGGAGAAGGCATCTGAGACCTCGGTGCCGTTTGGCAAGCCGATGGACCAGCGAACCGTTGCCGAGAGAAGAGAGGGCTACCGGACCATGCGTGATCGGGATACCAACTACGCCAAGTCGATTGTTGGATCTCCAGACTACATGGCCCCGGAGGTGCTGAGGGGCGAGGAGTACGACTATACTGTCGATTACTGGAGTCTGGGCTGCATGCTGTTTGAGGCTCTGACAGGTTTCCCGCCTTTTGCCGGATCTACCGCAGACGAGACTTGGCGCAATCTCAAGCACTGGAAGGAGGTTCTCAAGCGTCCGGTCTGGGAAGATCCCAACTACTTCCTCAGCAACCGGACATGGAGCTTCATCACGAC TTGCATCAACTCCCGATCGCGGCGCTTCAACAACATTAAGGATATTTATGCCCACCATTACTTTGCCGAGGTCGACTGGGCCATTCTGCGCGAGACTAAGGCTCCGTTCGTGCCCGAGCTGGACTCGGAAACTGATGCCGGCTACTTTGACGACTTCAGCAACGAGGCTGACATGGCCAAGTACAAGGAGGTGCATGAGAAGCAGCAAGCGCTTGAGGGTCTGGCCGAGCGTGGCGAGGAGATGAACAAGAGCTTGTTTGTCGGATTCACCTTCCGTCATCGCAAGCCGGCGACGGATGACGGCGCGAGTCCGAGAAAGCCAATTCCATTTGAGGAGAGCAACAATTTTGGTACGATGCTGTAG